TTTACCTAATGTGAATGTAAAATTGAATATTTCTGAGATCTAAAACTgtggtaaaattttaactttgtcTGCTAAAGGGAGACAGCGGTGCTGGTAatctaagtgaaagtcactcagttgtgtcagactgtttgtgatcccatgaactatacagtccatggaattctccaggcctgaatactggagtgggtagctccttctccaagggatcttctcaacccaaggattgagctcaggtctcccacattgcaggcaaattctttaccggctgagtcactagggaagcccaagaatactggcgtgggcagCCTATcttttctgcaggggatcttcccgacccaggaatcaaatcagggtctcctgcattgcaggcagattctttaccagctaagctacgaGGGGAGTCTAAAAACAATGATCAGTTAGAATCATTTCAGTTTGTGTTTGGAATTGAGTATATGCATagtttgataaaaatgaaaatttcctaATTAAATTTTGTTTGGACTGGAATTAAAATTTGTCCTCATAtaaatagcatcaccgattcaatggacatgaccttgggcaaacttcaggagatggtgagggacagggaggtatGGCACgctgtggtccgtggggttgcaaagatttggacatgacttttcgagtaaacaacagcaacaaattatTGGAGAATCAGAGTGCCTCAGACCTTACTGGTATAAACATAGAAACTATTCAGGGAGCCAGCAGAGTAAATACAGAGGCATGAGGACATTGGAGTCGTATTTCTAGACTGAAGCCTTGAATTGTCCATAGTTCTCAAGCAACTCTAGGCAAATTTCTTAATCTCATTTCCTATTGTGTTCAGTGGGGATGCTAATACTACACACCACAACAGAATCAAGATAATTTATACATAGCACTTAAAAGTACCTGGTacttaagactcttgagagtcccttagacttaGGGAGTCCCTTaactaggagatcaaaccaatcagttctaaaggaaatcaaccttgaatattccttggcaggactgatgctaaagctccaatattttggccagttGATGTGAAGAGAGAACTCATTagaaagacgctgatgctgggaaggattgagggctggagaaaggggtgacggaggatgagagggttggatggcatcagtgactcaatgacatgaatttgagcaaactccgggagatagtggaggacaggggagcctgacatgctgcaatccatggggttgcaaagagtcagacgtgacttagtagctgaacaacaccaacaactTAAAAAAGTTGTTGACTCTCTGGGCAACTGGGCTCAATGGCACAGTTAGTCCCTTGAAGGTGGGAGTGGGGCTCCTGTAACAAAGTGCCACAGACCGGGGGGCTTATGGATAACAGGAGTTTCCTTCCCACAGTCCTGCGGGCTGGAAGTCGCAGGCGAAGGGGGCAGCATGACCAGGTTCAGCGAGGGTCCTCCTCCAGGCTGCAGACAGAGGGCTTCTGGAGCCTTCCATGGCAGAAAGAGGGTGGCAGCCTCCCGGCCTCCTTTATCTCGTTAGTTTTGGCTGCGCTGTGGCCCTGTTgccgtgtgggctttctccagctgtggcgcaAGTGCTTCTCGCCGTGGCGGctcctcttgctgtggagcacacgCTTCTGGGCTCACAGGGTCGGgggttgcagctcacaggcttagttgctctgcagcatgtggaatcttcccggaccagggatcgaggcTTGTCCGCTACACTGGCCGGAGGGCTCTCATCCGCTGAACCACCAAGGGAGTCCTGGTCTCTTTCAATAATGCCGCTAATCCCTTTCACAGGAGTGCCAGCCTCAGGACTTGATTATCTCCTAAGGTTCTACCTCCAAACACCATGACAATGGGGATTAGATTTCTGCATGtgaatttgggggaggggaagacaaaCATTCAGGTCATCATACACCCCAACCTACTATTTCTCCTGTAAGgtcttattgttgctgttgttctgttgtttgattttttgttttgtttttagcctAAACATGTGTGCTAGAAActcagctgtctttttttttttttaatttctgcttgAAAGAGAAGAATATTTGCATAGTTGAGGTGAGGCAGAGAGGATAGTTATATAGCCCGTTTCTCTTTAtgttgtatacatgtatgtatgtgtgtatgagtcTGTCTGTCTATCATCTCTCTTTCTATCTAGGAAGGTCTTATTCTTTGAACAAGTGATAACATCTTACTGGTTTCCTCACTgattaatgagttaaataaaatccttaacatataataattttatacCAATATCAGAGTCATGGTTCTATCTCCCTTAAAAATGACCTTTTAACAACCACAACTAAGAACACATTTTCTAAACTGACAAAGAGgagaagaaattagaaaaaaaaaaaaaaagacccacacCCACAAAAAATGGCCAAATCCATGTTTTTGCTCATGTGTCAAAAATAAGTCAACTCTGCATTCTTGGCTTACTCCAAATTGGAAGACAAGGTCACACCTATTaccaggaaagctatgacaaccttTTTGTTGGTTTGCTTTTAAATTCGGTATTTGTGTGTGAGTTATGTCACATGAAAATCTGTAGATGTGTGGTAAATTTAAGATGTACATTTCAAATCTCTTAATACAAACATGAAGCCATAAACAACCAGGGGGCATGAAAGCAGTCTTTATTGAACAGTCAGATGCACATTTAGTTGGTGAGTCTGTAGTTGACATGGATCTCTGGTTTCACGTCACAGACGATGCTTAATAGCTCGTTGATCACACTTTCCATGGACTTGCTGTAGCTTGCATGCAGTTCTTTTATCTTCCCTAGGGTTTGCACTTCTATTTCTTCTAAGACATTACTCTGAGAGCCCATTATctaccaaaagaaaacagaattcactacactatacatcattttaaaatttacttgtttTGTAAGTTAAATTCTGTTtggattatcattttttttccagaattttctcaGAGAATGGATAAAGTCACCAATGCTGTGAGTGGGATGGGtaaacttttctaaaaaatacATACTCCGCAAAAAAGGTCAAAgctgaatcattatgctgtacaactgaaactatattgtaaatcaactattaaaaaaaaaaaaaggaagctggcCACAGCAGGTGACTTCTAAGTTGACCTTCACACAGTACAAATTGAGGGCAAGTTCACAATCATTATATTAATACCATGCTCAGaagtttttttcatgtatttatgatAGTTTCCACTGAGTTCCTGTGTCCTACTTTCTGAATTAAAAGTCTGGCAAATAAAGTTGAAAGACATCATTAAACCCATTATTGCTGGTCTTTAAAGAGCAAATAGCTGGtttgtgagtttttaaaatatattatctgaACTCTTTAAATCTGTCTTTTCAGGGATATACAGTCACAATATGCCCCATAAGATACCTTCACAAGCCCAGATACATCATTTATTGTGTgtgttcagacactcagtcatgtccaactctctgcgatgctatggaccatagcctaccagattcctccgacaaggatactggagtgggttgccatttcctcctccaggggatcttcccgatgcagagattgaacccatgtttcctgcactgacatctttttttttttttttaacagtgagctacctgggaagcccatgggtaGATTAGGTATATTCGATGCATTTTTGACTTCAGTAGTTTCAACCTGCCATGGGTTTACCAGAAATGAAGGCCAGTGTAAGCTGAAGAAGACCTGTACATGTTGGTTTAGTCCCATTACAGCTTTAGACTCACTGTAACTTATCTTTCTGATTGTTTTTTCATTAACAGTGATCATCAGTATTTCCTAtcgtctcctctctctctctctcttagctTCTCTGTCAAGTAATGATATgattgaaatataatttctatgaacagtatgaaaaagcaaaaagataattTTACCCAAGGAGTTACCAATTTAAAGAGATTCTGCGGTGAAACCCTTTGTAAGGTTACCCTTTGCTAGAGCAAACAGTCAACTCCTAAGTGGTCTCCTCTGTAAACCCAGCCTTTCTTGAGCAGGGAATTGTGAAGGCGATACAGccggtttttgttttttcttccccgAGTGTTTGGGGAAAGCATGCATTTAATTTAGTCCAGGAGACTCCACTGATGATTGACTTTCACTTCAAGGTTGTTAGACTGTTCTAAATTCTAGAATCCGAGTGATCTTTCTGGGTCCCAAACTTGAAATCAAATGTCACTGAGGCATCAGGTTCAAGTTCTTTTCTGTTTATAGTTCAGTCAACTGGGTTTTACTAGTTCAAACAAAATCATTTTGAAGTGATACAGCTTCTAAGACATCAAATAGCTTTTATAAAATAGCACTTTGATAAGTGAATACACAAGAAGCACAGACATGTGGATGGAATTTTCCTTGCTACAAAGATgttgaaaaataatggaaaattactTACCAAAGTAGTTctaccaaaattaaaaatttcctctAAATCCAATATTGGATTTTATaccaaactcaaaaaaaaaaaattaccattacTAAATTCAATGTCTTAagtagagaaaaatttaaaagacacacTGTTATAAAACTACAATATTACCTatttttctttggagaagtattaaaaatagttattattAGGCTGGATTACTGCAGCTGTCCCATTGGACTTTGAAAATTTTCATCTCAGCCTTaggatctttattttttaaatgagaggtAGCATCAAATAGGTAACAACCTATTTGATGGGTTTGTTGTAAAAAGTCAACCAGATTTATGAGTGCAAAGCCTGCAGAATTGTAATACCTTCAAAGTGAgccataaatataattttaaattttctagaattgtattttaaaaattggaaaaattagCTTGAACAATATTTGTATCTAGCCCAATATAGCCATgctattattttaatgtaaaatgtaaaattcttGCATTATTGTTTgtcatgacaaacctaggcaatgTATTACAAAGCAaagccatcactttgctgacaaaggtccatctagtcaatgctatggtttttccagtagtcatgtgtggatgtgagagttgggccctacagaaggctgagtgccaaagaattggtgctttcgaattgtggggctggagaagactcttgagagttcattggtcagcaaggagatccaaccagttaaccctagaggaaatcaatcctgaatattcattagaaggactgatgctgaggttgcaGCTCCAATCCTTGGGCCACCAGATGagaagagccgattcactggaaaagaccctgatgctgggaaagattgagggcaggaggagaagagggtgacagaggatgagagatggaatcactgactcaatggacatgaatttcagcaaacttggggagatagtgaaggagatgGGAGActgaggtgctgcagtccatgaggtcgcagagagtcggacatgactgagtgatggaagAGCAAGTTCCTGTAACCCGGCGTGTGTTTTATTTCTAGAATATCTTCATCTGGACGAGTTGCACTTCAAGTGCTTGGAAGCTGTGTGAGAATGACCATCGTTTCTGACAGTTGTGGGGACAGGATGACAGGGGACAGCTACCCGTATTAGGTGTATTCTTAATGTGCTTTGTTAAGACAACATAATTTTCTGAAGATGTTTATTATGAAGTGGTGTTTAGCACAGAAGCTTAGCACTGAGCAAGTCATCAGTAAATGTTAGTAATAATTATTATGATTTATCACTGTGTTACTTGCACATTAAAATTTGTATAATCCATCTTAAACTTTCAGAAATGTTGGAATACCCTTTTAATAACCCAAACTCCTGTATTTCATCCTGTATAAGTAAGCATATTATTTCTGAGTTTATTTGTTCCACAATCATTTGAGTTTCTGCAGTATTTCCTAGACAATATGATACCTTGACTCACTACACaccactttattttatttctcaaaagattttttatagttttttaaattttatttttaattggaggataattactttacagtattgtgatggtttctgccatacatcaagatGAATTTAATGTGgacaattttaaaagtctttattgacttgTTGCagtattgcttccattttattttattttattttatttttttctgccgtgaggcatgtgggatcttagatccccaaccagagatggtaCCTGACCCCCCTGCATCAGAAGGTGacgtctcaaccactggaccaccagggagatccccATGTACCATTTTAAATGGTTTTCCTTGGGAAGAATTCCGTTTGTATCTGAAGATAGTGCTGGTTTAAGCCACACAGGAGTTACATGAATGAATGCAAGCCCTACAAGGACCAGGGTGAGGGTTATCTCATCCACTGATGAGTTAAATTGCCTCAAACGCTGTCAggcacataatagatgctcaatgCGCACGTTGAACGGAAGACAGTGAGTGGGTCACCAGGTGTTACAGGAAACTCATTACCTGTGCTCTGTTGCTCTGGCTGGTCAAAGCCTGCTGCTTGAATAGCTGGGACACTGTGTAAAATAGAAGTGGATATTACGTGATGCACAGCAGTGCATTTGGTCACAGGCTACCGTTGAAGGACTTCTCCTTGTGAATTTGCAAACCTTTAGTGTTGTTGTATATAGCTTTACAACTTAATGACCAACAGTGTTGGTGAAATCTTTCAACATTCAATGCGTTTCTTTGTAAGTTGTGTTTCAGTTTAAGGGTAACAGAGGTTCAGTTTTGCATTTTCAATTTGTAGCTGcttcaaggaaacaaaaatattttcatgatatgAATTTAGGAAGAAATAGTAAAGATATAAAAGTCTTCAATATGACCAGGGCAATCATTTTTAGGTCTTTTGTTTAGATGCATGGTCAGTCCCCCTTTTACTGGCATTAACAGTATTTAATATTTCCATGGTAGCAATCTACTATTCTCCTCATTGGAAGATGCTATTTTGTAGGACTTTTCCAAGGTCCTACAGGATGGTTGAAGTAACAACTGTATCACTAGAGATTTGTCTTTTTGAGTATatcctataaatggaatcatagagtaTACACTGTGTGtccatatacatggaatcatacagtataaatGATGGCCGTGTCtcacttcctggtggctcagatgacaaaaattccgcctgcaatgcaggagacctgggttctgttcctgggttgggaagatcccctggagataggaatggctacccactccaacattctggcctggagaactccatggacagaggagcctggggggctacagtccatggggtcaccaagagctggacatgaccaagAGACTTTCATGTTCACTCCCCTCACTCAGTGTAGCATCTTTCTAGAATCATCTAAGCTGTTGCCTGTTTTACTAGTTTGGTCCTTTTCCTTGCTGAGTGGTATGAAATTTTAGCAAGCTGTAAAGTAAAACAAGGAATAAGAAAATAGCAAGGGATCAGTAAATCTTTGTTATAAAGATATTCGCTGATATACAGCCCACACTGGGGTACTTGTTTCTCTTAATAAGTCAGGGGAATTGGAAAATACATTAGCAAGAGCTAAAAAGCAACCCCAAAAAGTAGCAGCAAGGTGCAACCCCAGCGACAGGCAGAGAGCTGGTTTCTTGGGTCTCCTCCCAGACCTCCTACGTGCCCTGGGTTAATGATGATGAGCTTTAGTGGCCTAGCTCTCTGTCTGACATACGGGGGTCATGCCAGGAGAGAAGATCCGTGCTTGTGGTTTACAATATACTTGAGGTAACAGAGGTCTAAACATGCTGACCTTTCTATGTGAGCTTTTGATCAACTAGCTGTAAAATTGGCTTAGAGCTCTAATTATGAGAGCCATGTGGAGTTTTAATGACTCTCTGATGCAGAGAATAAATATCCTGAGCCAGATTTACACTGTAGGAGATTCTTCTGGAGAAATAACATTTCAAGGGAGTAAACCCAGCTACTTTCTAAAATGATGGTCAGTTttgtaaatacttaaaaaaatagtaatgagTATGTTAGAAATGTCCCACACAAGATCTGAAAAGCTGACTGGCATCAAgaatagttattttcttttttttgggtcCTAAtatgtcatgggcttcccaggtgacacagaggtaaagaatctgcctgctaatgcaggaagtGCAGAttttatctctgggtcaggaagatcctttggagagggaagtggcaacccaccccaatattcttgctgagAACGTTCCAttgacgaaggagcctggtgggctacagttcttgaagccgcagagagtcagatatgactaagcatATACAGACACATGACAGAACtctaaaagaaaaagtcataGAAGAGATGCTCAGTTATTCATTTGtacagtgaatattcattggatactTATGGAGGAGCAAATGCTATTCCAATATCAAGGAAAGCAacagagaacaaaacaaagaaccaTCACTTTGGTGCTCACAGTCCAGGAGGAAAGataaataataagcaaaaaaataaataaatatatagtatatccAGTAGTGATAAATGCTCTGACTATAATGGAgattatatttttttaaccagagacattattttaagcAAGGTGATCAATAAGAAGAGCTAACACCAAAATAGAGATCAAGAAGAGGTGAATGTATATTAAAGAAGATCCACGGAATAGATacagcatatgcaaaggcccAGTGGCAGCTGCCTACTTAATTCTTCTGGGGAAAAATGAGGAGACATATGGCTAGAACAGAACAAGTAGCAACAAAAGtagtggaaaaaaacaaaagttacaAATGACCAAAGTAGATTTGTTGTCTATTGCTAACAAGACTTCTGGTATTTCCTTATGATTTCCTTTTCAAATAGTTGGCTTCACTCCATAAATCCTTCATGAAAATATAAAGCAATGCTGTTTCCTACCCTAGCATTTGACGAATATCTGCAGTTCAGAGTAAAATGTAAGTGGATGCCATTTTCAGAGCTGAcagtttgggaagattcccagggcCAACCATGGagggtgtgtgtacatgtgtgttctTGGAATCTTTTGAGTTCTTTTTCCAAATATTGATAAGAAGGAGTTGCTTTTGCTAAGTTGCCCACTTTATTCTAGAAAggacattttattttaagaaatagtcCCTTGGAAAAGTTTTTCCTACCGTAGGATCTAATGTACCTGATCCTACATGAGTTCTGCACCAGATGCTTCTAAAATCAAAGTTGTAAACAGATTTACAGACTGCTTGTAGTTCACCCTGCAATGTCCAGCTTCTACACagagctttatttataattttgttgaggcaaaaagaaaacatacaaactttagttatggcacatggaacTTAATCATTTCTTTTAGTCTGTGTTTGCAGTCAGCTCAGAAAAATTCATGCACTTATATTTGTTACTGTAAACTGCAGACATTTTAAACATACTAGTGTAGGAAAAagctctttttaatattttaataaaagatttgttgaatgaagTCAGCCAATGGAAAAGGAAATCATAAGGAAAAACCAGAAGATGTTTCAACAATTTACAACAACATCTACATGGATCATTTGTAAATCTTGTTTGCCAAAGGAAATTTGGCCTAATAAGCTCATTGCATAACACTGTGCAACACTTTTTATTGATTCTACTAGTAAACATCAACAgacagcaacaagaaaaaaaaatgttttttttcttacttaaatatGTTAGTCGATAATCTATAGAAGGAATAATACTTTAACCAATTCCATTCACTTGTATATTTGAGAACATGATTTTTAACCTATACTGTGTTAGATAATAACTACTGATTGATACTTTCTCTGACAAATCAAAACGCCTTGGAAGTGAAAATGTAAAATCAGTAATTTTGTAACATTTgtttgagggactttcctggcgatCAAGTGATTAGGATTCTGTCTTCCATTGcggggggtatgggtttgatccctggttggggagctaagatcctacatgactCAGGGCCAAAACCCCAAAACATCAAAGAGaaccaatattgtaacaaattataaagactttaaaaatgatctatCCATatcaaaaagtctttaaaaaaaaagtgattttatttgatattcagccttgaagtgaagtgaaagttgatcagtcgtgtccaactctgcgactcattccacgtccatgggattctccaggccagaatactggtgtgggtggcctttcccttgtccaggggatcttcccaacccaggtcttctgcattgcaggcggattctttaccagctgagccaccagggaagcccaagaatactggagtgggcagcctatcccttctccagcagatcttcccgacccaggaatcaaaccagggcttCCTgcgttgtgggcagattctttaccagctgagctaccagagaagccccatattTAGCCTTGGTTGAACTCTATTTCCTGCGTCCCTTGTATTTTTCTCTCCTGGTAGCATGCAtgatggacttcccttgtggcttagcagTGACAAAtccacttgccaacgcaggagacacaggtttgatccctgggtggggaagatcccctggaggaggaaatggcaacccactccagtattcttgcctgggaaatctcagggacagaggagcctggagggctacagtccatagggtcgtaaaagagtcagacacggctttgCAACTAAACGATACCAACGTTATGTGTGACACTTAGGAGAATCAATATCTTATTATTAATGAATATATTCATGCCTTAGAGTCTATGCTGCAAAAAAGCTGGTGCTGACTCTTTTACTCACCTTAGCCTGTTTCTGTCGAAATTCCTCATCTCGCTGCATTCTGTACTGATCAGTTTCTGCCATCGCTTCTTCCTTGGCTTGGCGCAATCGCTTGACTTTTCCTGAAAATTAACAGGGGCACAGAAGGAGTGATATTTCTTTTCAACACATCTGGAATTTTcaacttgacttttaaaaatgtggatgcggtcttacattttttttaagtttttttttttttcctaggatGACACCCTTcgttaaaaaaaatgatagatattgaaaaatccctgattttttttcaattggattCTTTAGAACATGGACATGACAATGTTCTTTCACACATCCATGTTTCAATAAAATACCTGCCCATTTACTCACAGCAGTACCAGCCAGGGAACAGATTTTAGTTGTCACTGACTCGAGCAGACATTATTTGGTCAGATTTTCTGTCCTGATTTGCTGCCAGGAATCCTTCAGTCCATACCCTCTGGATTCTATTTAATACTGGCAGATCTCCAAGTGCACAAACAGGCTACTCAGACTCTATCAAACTGACtcgcaatttttttaaagtattttattggatttttctcttcccatttgTTGACTCTAGAAAGTCTGATTAAGCCCCACAACACAtcaaagtagatattttttgtaGCAGCTTTCTCTGAGGGGACTTGAAAGTGATTGTAAAACCAATTGTTTTTAATGGTGAGGAGATTTAGTTAAGTagctctcttttcttttattaagaGCAAAGGTGTAAGCCTTAAGCCAGCAGacagcaatgaagatcaaagttTCAGACAAGCGTGGAGCTGTGGTGATCATTAGGTAAGCACATGACTTTATTTGACAGCCAGAGGAAGTTTGGGGGTTACAGAGGAACAGTTATCTCTGCTAGTCACTCACCAGCCCCCGCCTTCAGATACTCAAGCTTTGTGAGCATTAAAACTTTGAAGAAATCCTGAActgtattaaaattaattttccccCAAATCTGTTGTCTATTTTAGTTACATACCTTTATCCTTTTGCCCCTCTAACAACATACTTCCTTTTCTTTGGTAATGTCTCTTAAgcttttgttgatggtttttgTCAAGGGTTTGTTTTAGGGTGTAGTGTGTGcctgtgaagtcacttcagtcgtatctgactcttgatgaccctgtggactgtaagcctgccaggctcctctatccgtggatttttccgggcaaggatactggggtgggccGCGTGCCCTCCCCCAGCGGATCTTCcgtacccagggatggaacccatgtctcttacaccccctgcattggccagttatttaccactagtgccacctggcaagccctgtATGGTGTAGACTTGGAACTAAATAAGTGTATTctcagacacagaaaataaacttatggctaCCGCAGGGGACAGTGGGGGAGAGGGGTAAGTCAGGAGTTTGGGACTAACACATATGCACTACTAAatataaatatgggcttcccaggtggttcagtggtaaagaatccacctgcaatgcaggagacatgggttcgatccctgggttgggaagatcccctggagaaggaaatggcaacccactccagtatccttgcctggaaatcctatggacagcagagcctagcggcctacagttcacggggtcgcagagccaGACACAAGTTAGGAACTAAacaataacatatataaatatataaaatatactaaataaaCAACATGGACGGtatagcaaaagaaactatattcaatattttctaataacatAGAAGGGAAAatcatctgaaaaagaatgtatatatgtatatagatccGTGTTTACAcagatatacatgtgtgtgtatgtattttgatTGTttgtcaaagtcactcagtcatgtct
The genomic region above belongs to Cervus elaphus chromosome 14, mCerEla1.1, whole genome shotgun sequence and contains:
- the ATP6V1G3 gene encoding V-type proton ATPase subunit G 3 is translated as MASQSQGIHQLLQAEKRAKDKLEEAKKRKVKRLRQAKEEAMAETDQYRMQRDEEFRQKQAKIMGSQSNVLEEIEVQTLGKIKELHASYSKSMESVINELLSIVCDVKPEIHVNYRLTN